The following DNA comes from Novosphingobium sp. THN1.
GCGCAATTGTTCGCGCCGCTCGGCCGGAAGGCGGGTGCTGACCACGAATGGCGGATAGGGCATGGCCTCGCTTCGGGCGAGCACGCAAAGGTCGTCTAGGCCGGGCAGGCCCGACTGCAATGCACGATCAAACGAATCAAAGGAGATTGCGGCCGCATCCACACGACCTGCAACCACTGCTGCAAGACTTGCCGGATGGCTGCCGGTAAGCCTGACTTCGCCAAGATCGGATGCAGGATCCACCCCGGCATCCAGCAGCATGGCAACCGGCATCAGGAACGAAGACGTGGAATTGATGTCGCCAAAAGCAACCCGCTTGCCGTGCAGGTCCGACAGTGACTGAAAAGCCGCATCCTTGCGAACGAAGATGCCGGTAAAATAGCTTTGCCGACCCTTACGGATGCCTGTGGCGATTAACTGGGCACAATCCCGTTCGCGTGCCTGCAGGTAGGTGGCGGGCCCCACGAAGGCCAAGTCGGCACTGCCATTGCACAATGCTGCGACGGCGGCACTGTATGATTGGG
Coding sequences within:
- a CDS encoding phosphate/phosphite/phosphonate ABC transporter substrate-binding protein produces the protein MGKIAVAQKHMAGLALGLGLALILSIAGFQRTADNDRLFPRNEDPVRVVFIPADGGTATGTIADFRPLFAALTETSGMHFEFAVTQSYSAAVAALCNGSADLAFVGPATYLQARERDCAQLIATGIRKGRQSYFTGIFVRKDAAFQSLSDLHGKRVAFGDINSTSSFLMPVAMLLDAGVDPASDLGEVRLTGSHPASLAAVVAGRVDAAAISFDSFDRALQSGLPGLDDLCVLARSEAMPYPPFVVSTRLPAERREQLRKGFAEIEQRRLALPGYAGRPLDAYSTKVDQKAFDALRARLARLTAERVEAILNRAKR